A single genomic interval of Streptomyces sp. BA2 harbors:
- a CDS encoding acetylxylan esterase has product MPHFDMPLDELRRYRPEANEPEDFDAFWEKTLSAAREHDLDARFVPVDAHLSTVDVFDVTFAGFGGHPVKGWLILPAGTTEPLPTVVEYIGYGGGRGLPHEHLLWSAAGFAHFVMDTRGQGSGGSAGDTPDPVGSGPAYPGYMTRGIEDPHEYYYRRVFTDGVRAVEAARAHPLVDSSRVAAVGGSQGGGITLAVGGLVHDLAAIASDVPFLCDFPRATTLTDRHPYREIALYMKARRGVEERVFRTLSYFDGVHFAARGTAPALFSAALEDMTCPPSTVFAAHNSYAGAERSMEVYSFNDHEGGGPYQQSVQLQWIPEHLKG; this is encoded by the coding sequence GTGCCCCATTTCGACATGCCGCTCGACGAACTGCGCCGCTACCGGCCCGAAGCGAACGAGCCCGAAGACTTCGACGCGTTCTGGGAGAAGACCCTTTCGGCCGCACGCGAGCACGACCTGGACGCCCGCTTCGTTCCCGTCGACGCGCACCTGAGCACGGTCGACGTCTTCGACGTGACGTTCGCGGGGTTCGGCGGGCACCCGGTCAAAGGCTGGCTGATACTGCCCGCCGGGACGACCGAGCCGCTCCCCACCGTCGTCGAGTACATCGGATACGGCGGCGGCCGCGGCCTCCCGCACGAGCACCTGCTGTGGTCGGCGGCCGGCTTCGCGCACTTCGTGATGGACACCCGGGGGCAGGGCAGCGGCGGTTCGGCGGGCGACACCCCTGACCCGGTCGGCAGCGGGCCCGCCTACCCCGGCTACATGACGCGCGGCATCGAGGATCCTCACGAGTACTACTACCGGCGCGTCTTCACCGACGGCGTACGGGCCGTCGAGGCGGCCCGCGCGCATCCGCTGGTCGACTCCTCGCGCGTCGCGGCGGTCGGCGGCAGCCAGGGCGGCGGGATCACGCTCGCCGTCGGCGGACTCGTCCACGACCTCGCGGCCATCGCGTCCGACGTGCCGTTCCTGTGTGACTTCCCGCGTGCCACGACCCTCACCGACCGCCATCCGTACCGCGAGATCGCGCTCTACATGAAGGCGAGGCGCGGCGTCGAGGAGCGCGTCTTCCGTACGCTCTCCTACTTCGACGGCGTGCACTTCGCGGCGCGGGGCACGGCGCCCGCCCTCTTCTCGGCGGCTCTTGAGGACATGACGTGCCCGCCGTCCACCGTGTTCGCCGCCCACAACTCCTATGCGGGGGCGGAGCGTTCGATGGAGGTGTACTCCTTCAATGATCACGAGGGCGGCGGCCCCTACCAGCAGAGTGTCCAACTCCAGTGGATCCCGGAGCACTTGAAGGGCTGA
- a CDS encoding nitroreductase family deazaflavin-dependent oxidoreductase, with the protein MAQQDEEAVISPTGWVAAQARLYEESGGTKGAGVQGVPCLLLDYRGRRTGQLRRTVLIYGRDGDDYLIVASNGGADEHPLWYRNLVDEPGVRLRVGAEERFAARAETLSAEDKARVWPSLVELFPLYADYQAKTDRDIPVMRLRRTQN; encoded by the coding sequence ATGGCGCAGCAGGACGAAGAGGCCGTGATCAGTCCCACCGGCTGGGTGGCCGCGCAGGCCCGCCTGTACGAGGAGTCGGGCGGCACGAAGGGCGCCGGGGTGCAGGGTGTTCCCTGCCTGCTGCTCGACTACCGCGGACGGCGCACGGGACAGTTGCGCCGCACCGTACTGATCTACGGCCGCGACGGCGACGACTACCTCATCGTGGCCTCGAACGGCGGCGCCGACGAGCACCCCCTGTGGTACCGCAACCTCGTCGACGAGCCCGGCGTACGGCTCCGCGTGGGCGCCGAGGAGCGGTTCGCCGCCCGCGCCGAGACCCTGTCGGCCGAGGACAAGGCCAGGGTCTGGCCGAGCCTCGTCGAGCTGTTCCCCCTCTATGCGGACTACCAGGCCAAGACGGATCGCGACATCCCCGTCATGCGGCTCAGGCGCACCCAGAACTGA
- a CDS encoding GNAT family N-acetyltransferase: MSSGIEIRDDRARGALEARADGEVVGHIAYFTLDAPEPALVPVHTEVVPAHEGEGIAGSLARELYAMAAREGVAVAPLCPYVVKWAERHPEEAPVASGELVSAALDKVKSDPAAW, translated from the coding sequence ATGAGCAGTGGGATCGAGATCCGCGACGACCGGGCGCGCGGCGCCCTCGAAGCGCGCGCGGACGGTGAAGTCGTCGGCCATATCGCCTACTTCACGCTGGACGCGCCCGAGCCCGCCCTGGTGCCGGTGCACACCGAAGTGGTGCCCGCCCACGAGGGCGAGGGCATCGCGGGATCGCTGGCCAGGGAGCTGTACGCGATGGCGGCGCGGGAAGGCGTCGCCGTCGCGCCCCTGTGCCCGTACGTCGTGAAGTGGGCCGAGCGGCACCCCGAGGAGGCGCCCGTAGCCTCCGGAGAGCTGGTCAGCGCCGCCCTGGACAAGGTGAAGTCGGACCCGGCCGCATGGTGA
- the gndA gene encoding NADP-dependent phosphogluconate dehydrogenase, producing MSSTSAQIGVTGLAVMGRNLARNFARNGYTVALHNRTAAKTHSLVEEFGHEGEFIATETAEEFVAALERPRRLVIMVKAGEPTDAVIKEFAPLMEPGDMIIDGGNAHFADTRRRERELREQDIHFVGTGVSGGEEGALLGPSIMPGGSEESYASLGPMLEKISAKAEDGSPCVTHVGPDGAGHFVKMVHNGIEYADMQLIAEAYQLLRDVAGYSPARIADIFRTWNTGRLDSYLIEITAEVLKHVDAATGEPFVDVVQDRAEQKGTGRWTVQIALDLGVPVSGIAEAVFARSLSGHSELRDASKELAGPTARPLGEAEAAAFADQVEQALYASKIVSYTQGFHEVAAGSEEYGWDIDLGSVAAIWRGGCIIRAAFLDRIRAAYDARADLPSLLSDKTFAQEIGAAQDDWRAVLVAATRQGVPTPGFSAALAYYDALRADRLPAALTQGQRDYFGAHTYRRTDREGSFHTLWGGDRSEVRA from the coding sequence ATGAGCAGCACGTCAGCCCAGATCGGTGTCACGGGCCTCGCGGTCATGGGGCGCAATCTGGCCCGTAACTTCGCACGCAACGGCTACACCGTCGCCCTGCACAACCGCACGGCGGCCAAGACGCATTCACTGGTCGAGGAGTTCGGCCACGAAGGCGAGTTCATCGCCACCGAGACCGCCGAGGAGTTCGTCGCGGCCCTTGAGCGCCCGCGCCGCCTCGTCATCATGGTGAAGGCGGGCGAGCCCACCGACGCCGTCATCAAGGAGTTCGCGCCGCTCATGGAGCCGGGCGACATGATCATCGATGGCGGCAACGCGCACTTCGCGGACACCCGGCGCCGCGAGCGTGAACTGCGCGAGCAGGACATCCACTTCGTCGGCACGGGTGTCTCGGGCGGCGAGGAGGGCGCGCTGCTCGGTCCGAGCATCATGCCGGGCGGCTCCGAGGAGTCGTACGCCTCTCTCGGCCCGATGCTGGAGAAGATCTCGGCGAAGGCCGAGGACGGCTCGCCGTGCGTCACGCACGTCGGCCCGGACGGCGCGGGGCACTTCGTGAAGATGGTGCACAACGGCATCGAGTACGCGGACATGCAGCTGATCGCCGAGGCGTATCAGCTCCTGCGCGATGTGGCGGGCTACTCCCCCGCGCGGATCGCGGACATCTTCCGCACCTGGAACACCGGCCGCCTCGACTCCTACCTGATCGAGATCACGGCCGAGGTCCTGAAGCACGTGGACGCCGCGACGGGCGAGCCGTTCGTGGACGTCGTCCAGGACCGGGCCGAGCAGAAGGGCACCGGCCGCTGGACCGTGCAGATCGCCCTCGACCTGGGTGTTCCGGTGTCGGGCATCGCGGAGGCGGTGTTCGCCCGCTCCCTCTCGGGACACTCCGAACTGCGGGACGCGTCAAAGGAGTTGGCGGGTCCGACGGCGCGTCCGCTGGGCGAGGCCGAGGCGGCGGCCTTCGCCGACCAGGTGGAGCAGGCGCTGTACGCGTCGAAGATCGTGTCGTACACGCAGGGCTTCCACGAGGTCGCCGCGGGCAGCGAGGAGTACGGCTGGGACATCGACCTGGGCTCGGTCGCCGCCATCTGGCGCGGCGGCTGCATCATCCGCGCCGCCTTCCTGGACCGCATCCGCGCGGCGTACGACGCGCGCGCGGATCTGCCGAGCCTGCTCTCGGACAAGACGTTCGCGCAGGAGATCGGTGCGGCCCAGGACGACTGGCGCGCGGTCCTGGTCGCGGCCACCCGGCAGGGTGTCCCCACGCCGGGCTTCTCGGCGGCCCTCGCCTACTACGACGCGCTGCGCGCTGACCGTCTTCCGGCCGCGCTGACGCAGGGGCAGCGGGACTACTTCGGGGCGCACACCTATCGGCGTACGGACCGCGAGGGCTCGTTCCACACCCTGTGGGGCGGGGACCGCTCGGAAGTGCGGGCCTAG
- a CDS encoding aspartate/glutamate racemase family protein, translating to MVNATLALLHTSPVHVPVFEGLRDEDHPGFELRHLVHEDLLARARAEGPDAVADDIEELLVRTVAEGAGVVLCTCSTIGAVAEARAAAVAVPLVRVDRPMAAAAVAAGRSVAVVATLESTLAPTRALVEEEAAQAGRQVDVTTVLVKGAWERFEADDREGHVRLIADAVDALEGVDSVVLAQASMADAADRATLPVPVISSPRPGLRAAVLQCGGDSKS from the coding sequence ATGGTGAACGCGACGCTCGCCCTGCTGCACACCTCTCCCGTGCACGTCCCTGTCTTCGAGGGGCTGCGGGACGAGGATCACCCGGGGTTCGAGCTGCGTCATCTCGTCCACGAGGATCTGCTGGCGCGCGCCCGTGCCGAGGGTCCCGACGCGGTGGCCGACGACATCGAGGAGCTCCTGGTGCGGACCGTCGCCGAGGGGGCGGGCGTCGTGCTCTGCACCTGCTCGACCATCGGCGCCGTCGCCGAAGCCCGCGCCGCCGCCGTCGCCGTCCCCCTCGTGCGGGTCGACCGGCCCATGGCGGCCGCCGCCGTCGCCGCGGGGCGGTCCGTCGCCGTCGTCGCCACGCTGGAGAGCACCCTGGCGCCGACCCGCGCGCTGGTCGAGGAGGAGGCCGCCCAAGCCGGGCGGCAGGTCGACGTCACGACGGTCCTGGTGAAAGGCGCCTGGGAGCGGTTCGAAGCCGATGACAGGGAAGGCCACGTACGCCTGATCGCGGATGCCGTCGATGCCCTGGAGGGCGTCGACTCCGTCGTCCTCGCCCAGGCGTCCATGGCGGACGCGGCGGACCGCGCCACCCTCCCCGTACCGGTCATCTCCAGCCCGCGCCCCGGCCTTCGCGCGGCTGTTCTCCAGTGCGGTGGCGACAGCAAGTCGTAG
- a CDS encoding transglycosylase family protein, whose amino-acid sequence MALRGRHRRYQPNRINRASLTVTAGGAGMALPLMGTGTAEAADVDTWNKVAACESTNNWSINTGNGYYGGLQFKQSTWEAYGGTVYAPRADRATKDQQIAVAEKVLEAQGPQAWPVCSERAGLTRGGDAPGITPMSAPKKAAPKAPQREVKDVKPEVTPQSTAGRGQMYTVVRGDTLSGIADERRVSGGWRQLYEANRSTIGGDPDLITPGQRLALQAAQKKAGKPEATPKQRTQPKQRTEPKQRTEPKPKPKAEKPKAEKPKAEPNKAKPAQAGQGFSAPVAASPSTPYRAAGSSWSKGYHTGVDFPVATGTSVKSVAAGTVVSSGWGGSYGYEVVIRHADGKYSQYGHLSALTVKAGQKVGAGQRIARSGSTGNSTGPHLHFEIRTGPGFGSDVDPLAYLRAGGVRI is encoded by the coding sequence ATGGCCTTACGCGGTCGGCACCGCCGGTATCAGCCGAACCGGATCAACCGTGCGTCGCTGACCGTCACGGCGGGCGGCGCCGGAATGGCGCTTCCGCTGATGGGCACGGGCACGGCGGAGGCGGCGGACGTCGACACCTGGAACAAGGTCGCCGCCTGCGAATCCACCAACAACTGGAGCATCAACACCGGCAACGGCTACTACGGCGGCCTCCAGTTCAAGCAGTCCACCTGGGAGGCGTACGGCGGCACGGTCTACGCCCCCCGTGCCGACCGCGCGACCAAGGACCAGCAGATAGCCGTCGCCGAGAAGGTCCTCGAGGCACAGGGCCCGCAGGCCTGGCCGGTCTGCTCGGAGCGGGCGGGCCTGACGCGGGGCGGTGACGCGCCCGGCATCACGCCGATGAGCGCACCCAAGAAGGCGGCGCCCAAGGCCCCCCAGCGCGAGGTCAAGGACGTCAAGCCGGAAGTGACCCCGCAGTCCACCGCGGGCCGCGGCCAGATGTACACGGTCGTACGCGGCGACACGCTCTCCGGGATCGCCGACGAGCGCCGGGTGAGCGGCGGCTGGCGGCAGCTGTACGAGGCCAACCGCTCGACCATCGGCGGCGACCCCGACCTGATCACGCCGGGCCAGCGGCTCGCGCTGCAGGCCGCGCAGAAGAAGGCCGGGAAGCCGGAGGCCACGCCGAAGCAGCGCACGCAGCCGAAGCAGCGGACCGAACCGAAGCAGCGGACCGAACCGAAGCCGAAGCCCAAGGCGGAGAAGCCCAAGGCCGAGAAGCCCAAGGCCGAGCCGAACAAGGCGAAGCCCGCGCAGGCCGGGCAGGGCTTCTCCGCACCCGTGGCCGCATCGCCGAGCACCCCCTACCGTGCGGCGGGCAGCTCCTGGTCGAAGGGCTACCACACGGGAGTCGACTTCCCCGTGGCCACCGGCACTTCCGTGAAGTCCGTCGCCGCGGGCACGGTCGTGTCCTCCGGCTGGGGCGGCTCGTACGGCTACGAAGTGGTGATCCGGCACGCCGACGGCAAGTACTCCCAGTACGGCCACCTCTCGGCGCTCACCGTGAAGGCCGGGCAGAAGGTGGGCGCGGGGCAGCGCATCGCGCGCTCGGGGTCCACGGGCAACAGCACAGGACCGCATCTGCACTTCGAGATCCGGACGGGGCCCGGCTTCGGCTCGGACGTCGACCCGCTCGCGTATCTGCGGGCCGGGGGCGTCCGGATCTGA